Proteins encoded by one window of Colletes latitarsis isolate SP2378_abdomen chromosome 5, iyColLati1, whole genome shotgun sequence:
- the LOC143341833 gene encoding uncharacterized protein LOC143341833, giving the protein MASSSLKSTRKTYSFEERELLITLINKYEDIEEKKSDPVSMCKRKSAWSQLASEYNSMVGPQGVRSAVQLRRCWENMKACKRNREEKKLRISKSFCQLSKDHARSKYWENRNPKAEVPIPAGTVGLPPNIVFEPKESEPFTLQSVYTVKPSKQNLKEENHCKDTDSVGNKVDSNLLPHGPMGDAFEKSKDWGSPTKENEGSRLIYKSNATQTLISPSIHEQPRKGKRSLHRDEELHALALSEAQMKVDIAAMLKEEARIKLEEAHYRKEEARLRMLLFTYKLDRIKED; this is encoded by the exons ATGGCTTCTTCGTCGTTGAAAAGTACACGGAAAACCTACAGCTTCGAGGAACGTGAGCTTCTGATCACGTTGATAAACAAATACGAAGACATCGAAGAGAAGAAGTCCGATCCGGTATCAATGTGTAAACGGAAGTCAGCCTGGTCTCAACTTGCCAGCGAATATAACTCGATGGTAGGTCCCCAAGGCGTGCGTTCGGCCGTACAATTAAGGCGATGCTGGGAAAACATGAAAGCTTGCAAACGAAATCGGGAGGAAAAGAAGTTACG CATCTCGAAGAGTTTCTGCCAGTTGTCCAAAGATCACGCACGATCAAAATACTGGGAAAATAGAAACCCCAAGGCAGAAGTTCCCATACCTGCTGGCACTGTGGGGTTGCCGCCGAACATCGTATTCGAGCCAAAAGAATCAGAACCGTTTACGTTGCAAAGCGTTTATACCGTGAAGCCCTCGAAACAAAATCTGAAAGAAGAGAATCATTGTAAAGATACAG ATTCCGTCGGGAATAAAGTCGATTCTAATTTATTACCGCACGGTCCGATGGGGGATGCTTTCGAAAAGTCCAAAGATTGGGGCTCGCCTACCAAAGAAAACGAGGGAAGTcgtttaatatataaatcgaacgcAACGCAAACGTTGATCTCTCCTTCGATTCACGAGCAACCTCGTAAAGGTAAAAGATCTCTTCATAGAGACGAGGAACTGCACGCGTTGGCCCTCTCAGAAGCACAAATGAAGGTCGACATCGCTGCAATGTTGAAAGAGGAGGCTCGGATTAAATTAGAAGAGGCTCACTATCGCAAAGAGGAGGCCAGACTGAGGATGCTTCTTTTTACGTACAAGCTCGATAGAATAAAAGAGGATTGA
- the Nompa gene encoding no mechanoreceptor potential A — MKMKKFNNISDILQTISLLATLKVVVNGQTTCNGGLGRVVYERLPDQQLQGFDDDVVRDSAPPFRVLEKCQELCLRDRTATNNLVRACTSFDFQPGSRIASFSGAAEYEESTCYLTREQAQPEGIGNLMLVPNSVHFTEVCLGSDRIERECPNRRYVYERHPRKKLKLPLTDIKEVSAANRTDCEDRCLNEFSFICRSATYDTALRSCALSRFTRRTHPELLEDDPNSDYLENTCLNAERRCDGLAVFVKEENKRLRGPFEVDIYTNLTLDECQALCLRAEKYFCRSVEFDEQTRQCVISEEDSVSQKDDIGISSSPSHHFYDLVCLDNHPPIARGSEYPDSSSSSHLFSDGRRPDTAFQRYRNSRLSGEFHSEITGRSLSECLDECLRQTSFQCRSAVYSEHYHTCRLSRFNQRDGHRIIYDADYDYYENLMHQYLDGDRDNPGYRPDPLGQDTNFGRPSLGRPGYPDDYDKGYTSSVKPDRFPDRHPDRFPDRYPDRYPDRYPDRYPDRYPDRYPDKYPDRYPDKYPDRYPDKYPDRYPDKYPDRYPDKYPDRYPDRYPERYPISGHYPIGAGGDNFPEPIDRYPINDRYPTADRYPINDRYPIGDRYPSSDRYPVSDRFPIRGGDRRPVPADRYPIPDPAIDRYPTNTRYPSGGGNRYPISPGRYPSDSDRYPNTIDRYPIPEDPLDRYPSGLGGARPHADRYPISERYPDKDLYPSRFPSPSHPSGYPANYPDDGYGPHAHPERPHYGVAGPTRPLGYGGYSNDGSIMGGGYVGEGGVYNTRPFGTSGGPIIGRPPLVSRCDEQDNFRQVGPHTRVRKPFVRRYTTASSLAQCERECADARDFVCRSFNYRPYAAPYGAERDNCELSDRDSRDMDMGNPVYYDTGSDYDFYERNNGRQGVDSECLDVSQVCSEDGMEFTLRTPEGFIGRIYTYGYYDRCFFRGNGGTVNVLRISGPQGYPECGTQRYGDTMTNIVVVQFSDYVQTGRDKRFNLTCLFRGPGEAVVTSGYIGAGYARSGSPIPIEYLPAENTLSSRVRLLILYQGRPTTTIAVGDPLTFRLEAQEGYNYVTDIFATNVIARDPYSGRSVQLIDRYGCPVDNYVFPGLDRLREGDSLEARFNAFKIPESNFLVFEATVRTCRDGCQPAYCSGGTGRSEPSFGRRRRDVSLNDTADKENEISTIIENNGNDTSPASNSTDIDDINADEKEEDEEEEEEEHVREMIEVLDSRMDIDEETVVERQTTIMESVCITPNEYYGLVTAVAVLVVLLASVVLLSMLIYRKYAYSVITKNRRVDKPCNRSSHSDDAYSSRANNFSFLRSGLQKPFQSTSISRSMSNVISQRVSSSSTALEGAVGLSSRRTGFDPSEPIYTDPSLFEVARCSSPKPALNDNFHLM; from the exons atgaaaatgaaaaagttTAACAATATATCGGATATACTACAAACGATCTCCCTCTTGGCTACCTTAAAAGTGGTAGTTAATG GACAAACAACCTGTAATGGCGGTTTAGGTCGAGTTGTTTACGAGAGACTTCCAGATCAACAACTTCAAGGCTTCGACGATGACGTG GTACGAGACTCCGCGCCGCCGTTCAGAGTTTTGGAAAAATGTCAGGAACTTTGTCTACGCGATCGAACGGCAACGAACAACTTGGTACGCGCTTGCACGAGCTTCGACTTCCAACCTGGTAGCAGAATCGCGTCTTTCAGCGGGGCTGCAGAGTACGAGGAAAGTACTTGTTACTTAACCAGAGAACAGGCGCAACCAGAGGGCATCGGGAACCTGATGCTGGTACCAAACAGCGTTCACTTCACGGAAGTTTGTCTCGGAT CGGATAGGATAGAAAGAGAATGCCCCAATAGACGTTACGTGTACGAGAGACATCCGAGGAAGAAACTGAAACTACCGTTGACAGACATTAAGGAAGTTAGCGCGGCAAACAGAACCGACTGCGAGGACAG ATGTCTCAACGAATTCAGTTTCATTTGCCGATCGGCGACCTACGACACGGCGCTGAGGAGCTGCGCTCTGAGTCGCTTCACCAGAAGAACGCATCCTGAATTATTGGAGGACGATCCTAATTCCGATTACCTAGAGAATACGTGTCTCAACG CGGAGCGACGTTGCGATGGATTAGCCGTGTTCGTCAAAGAGGAGAACAAGCGTCTACGGGGACCGTTCGAAGTTGACATTTACACGAACCTAACCCTGGACGAGTGCCAAGCCCTTTGCCTCAGAGCGGAAAAATACTTTTGTCGAAGCGTCGAGTTTGACGAGCAGACGCGACAGTGCGTCATTTCGGAGGAAGACTCGGTCTCCCAGAAGGATGATATTGGAATCAGCAGCAGCCCGAGCCACCATTTCTACGATTTGGTTTGCCTGGATAATC ATCCGCCCATAGCACGTGGCTCCGAGTATCCAGACAGCAGCTCCTCGTCGCACCTCTTCTCCGACGGACGCCGACCTGACACTGCCTTTCAACGTTACCGGAATTCACGTTTAAGCGGAGAATTCCACTCGGAAATAACCGGGCGCAGCTTGAGCGAATGCCTTGACGAGTGTCTTCGACAGACCAGCTTCCAATGCAGGAGCGCTGTCTATTCCGAGCATTACCATACCTGTCGACTGAGTCGATTTAATCAACGCGACGGTCACAGGATCATCTATGATGCAGATTACGATTATTATGAGAATCTTATGC ATCAATATCTGGACGGAGACCGAGACAACCCAGGCTACCGACCAGATCCATTAGGACAAGATACGAACTTTGGCCGTCCATCTCTTGGAAGACCCG GCTATCCAGACGACTACGACAAAGGATACACCAGCAGCGTGAAGCCAGACCGATTTCCGGATCGCCACCCAGACCGATTCCCCGATCGTTACCCAGATCGATACCCCGATCGTTATCCAGATCGTTATCCCGACAGATATCCAGATCGATATCCCGACAAGTACCCAGATCGTTATCCAGACAAATATCCAGACCGTTACCCAGACAAATATCCAGATCGCTATCCTGACAAATATCCAGATCGCTATCCTGACAAGTACCCAGATCGCTACCCTGATCGTTATCCAGAAAGATATCCCATAAGTGGACACTACCCAATCGGAGCAGGTGGTGACAACTTCCCTGAACCGATAGATCGATATCCTATCAATGATCGTTATCCCACGGCagatcgttatcctataaacgaTCGTTACCCGATTGGAGATCGATATCCATCCTCCGACAGATATCCAGTTTCCGATCGATTCCCGATCAGGGGCGGCGATCGTCGTCCAGTTCCTGCCGATCGATATCCGATACCCGATCCAGCTATAGACAGATATCCAACGAACACTCGTTATCCGTCTGGAGGCGGTAATCGGTATCCAATATCTCCAGGTCGCTATCCAAGCGACAGCGACCGATATCCCAACACCATAGACCGGTATCCCATTCCAGAGGATCCTTTGGATCGTTATCCTTCAGGATTAGGTGGCGCAAGGCCTCACGCAGATCGATATCCCATCAGTGAAAGATACCCAGACAAGGACCTTTATCCTAGCCG ATTTCCTTCTCCATCTCACCCGAGCGGCTACCCTGCCAATTATCCGGACGACGGATACGGGCCACACGCGCATCCAGAGCGTCCTCATTATGGCGTAGCTGGACCAACGCGTCCCTTGGGCTACGGTGGTTACAGCAACGACGGTAGCATTATGGGCGGCGGCTATGTGGGTGAAGGTGGAGTCTACAACACTCGACCTTTCGGGACGAGCGGTGGTCCTATCATTGGTCGTCCGCCTCTGGTGTCGAGATGCGACGAGCAGGACAATTTCCGTCAAGTGGGGCCCCACACCAGGGTCCGAAAGCCGTTCGTCAGACGATACACGACCGCCTCGTCGCTGGCCCAATGCGAAAGGGAATGCGCGGATGCCAGGGACTTCGTCTGTAGATCCTTTAATTATCGTCCTTACGCAGCCCCGTACGGCGCTGAGAGGGACAACTGCGAGTTGAGCGATCGAGACTCCAGGGACATGGACATGGGGAACCCCGTCTACTACGACACTGGCTCCGATTACGATTTCTACGAAAGAAACAACGGTAGACAGGGCGTGGATTCGGAGTGTCTCGACG TGAGTCAAGTCTGTAGCGAAGACGGAATGGAATTTACTTTAAGGACTCCGGAGGGATTCATTGGCCGGATATACACGTACGGCTATTACGATCGCTGCTTCTTCCGTGGAAATGGGGGAACAGTAAACGTGCTGCGAATCAGCGGTCCTCAGGGTTACCCCGAATGTGGCACGCAAAGA TACGGCGACACAATGACGAACATCGTCGTGGTACAGTTCTCCGACTACGTGCAAACCGGAAGGGACAAACGCTTCAATCTAACCTGCCTGTTTCGAGGTCCTGGCGAGGCTGTTGTCACATCCGGCTACATCGGTGCCGGGTATGCCAG GTCAGGGTCCCCGATTCCCATTGAATATCTGCCAGCGGAAAATACCCTAAGTTCCAGAGTACGATTGCTAATCCTCTATCAAGGTAGACCTACAACCACCATCGCTGTGGGTGACCCGCTCACCTTCAGGCTGGAAGCTCAGGAAGG GTATAATTATGTAACCGACATCTTTGCTACCAATGTCATAGCGAGAGATCCTTATTCAGGGAGAAGCGTTCAACTCATAGACAGATATGG TTGTCCAGTAGACAATTACgtgtttcctggattggatcgttTACGAGAGGGGGATAGTCTTGAGGCACGTTTCAACGCCTTCAAGATCCCGGAATCGAATTTCTTAGTGTTCGAGGCAACCGTGAGAACGTGCAGAGATGGCTGTCAGCCCGCGTATTGTTCTGGCGGAACCGGAAGAAGCGAGCCATCGTTCGGAAGGAGACGAAGAGACGTGTCGTTGAATGACACCGCCGACAAAGAGAATGAAATAAGTACGATAATCGAGAATAATGGAAACGACACATCCCCAGCGTCCAATTCCACGGACATCGATGACATTAACGCGGATGAAAAAGAAGAGGacgaggaagaagaagaagaagaacacgtTAGAGAAATGATCGAG GTTCTGGACTCAAGAATGGATATTGACGAGGAGACGGTGGTCGAACGACAGACTACAATCATGGAAAGCGTTTGCATAACACCGAACGAATATTATGGTCTTGTGACAGCGGTTGCAGTGCTCGTGGTCCTTCTAGCTTCCGTAGTATTGTTATCCATGCTGATTTACAG AAAATATGCTTACTCGGTAATCACGAAGAACCGTAGAGTTGATAAACCGTGCAATCGCAGCAGCCACTCGGACGACGCTTACAGCAGTCGAGCGaataatttttcctttttgCGATCAGGCcttcaaaaaccatttcaatcaAC GTCGATCTCCAGATCCATGAGTAACGTGATTAGTCAGCGTGTGAGCTCGTCGTCCACAGCGCTGGAGGGTGCTGTAGGATTATCGTCCAGAAGGACCGGCTTCGACCCCAGTGAACCTATTTACACCGATCCATCGCTATTCGAGGTTGCTCGATGCTCGTCGCCCAAACCAGCACTCAACGATAACTTCCACCTAatgtga